The segment TATAAAATATGATTAGTTTTGGTTTTTGCTTttgattcttaatttttagctttaataCTTCGACCATTCagttcttaaattttgaactctAAAGTTAGTTTTTGCCTTTCAGCTCTCagctttttttccttgaagTTAGTTTTTTCCTTTCAGCTTTCATATTTTGATCTCTATAGTTAGTTTTTGCCTTTCAGCTCTCAGTTTTTTGTCTCTGAAGTTAGTTTTTGCCTTTCAGCTCTCAGATTTTTATCCTTGAAGTTAGTTTTTGCCTTTCAgctctcaattttttgttcctgAAGTTAGTTTTTGCCTTTCAGCTCTCAGCTTTTTATCCTTGAAGTTAGTTTTTGCCTTTCAGCTCTCAGATTTTGATCTCTAAAGTTAGTTTTTGCCTTTCAGCTCTCAGATTTTTATCCTTGAAGTTAGTTTTTGCCTTTCAGCTCTcagatttttatctttcaagTTAGTTTTTGCCTTTCAGCTCTCAGTTTTTTATCTttgaaattagtttttgacTTTCAGCTCTCAGATTTAGATCTTTCAAGTTAGTTTTTGCCTTTCAGCTCTCAGTTTTTTGTCTCTGAAGTTAGTTTTTGCCTTTCAGCTCTCAGTTTTTGATCTCTAAAGTTAGTTTTAACCTTTCAGCTCTCAGATTTTGATCTGTTAAGTTAGTTTTTGCCTTTCAGCTCTcagattttaatcaaattttactttgagctctttaatttaaatctcttAAACATTTTCACCTTTCAACtgttgaattcaatttaaaattttaaactttttttattccgttttatttatttatcactttttaatgaattttttttccatcaacatGTTAATAAACTTTACCTTTTACTTCCTTTTATTTCActattctgtaaaaaaaaattgtaaacgaaaaacttttttttttagttttccttacttttaaatatttttttttatttttcatttttagaatatCTTCATAATTTATACATATTGCATTGTAacaatatttcattattattaaattatatatttctttttttttgtgccttaaAATGTAATTCATAAACTCACACAACAACACCTAACTTTCTActataatcaaataaaatttaaatttacttttatagtTTTGCGTTATAATGTTTTGCACAACATTTGCCTTGTTTGAATTCATACTGAATTTGTTtcgaattattatttgaactttttgtatttgtttCCAACCAATATTTGTTCGTGTGTTGCTGTTTATTTGGCGGATCGTTGTTTCGTTGTTGGTTAATGCTCAAAAActgttgatgaaaaataaaaaaaaaagttaaaaaacacATGTTAGAGCGGAAATATGGCACGATAGATATTTCCGTGCCAGAagggaaagaagaaaaaaaaaagttttactcacatttttttttgctgtgttaataaatttaagtgcATATActgtttttttgaataataaatgttgCACATTTATTCATATCCCAAGCTGCAATAGATGCTGGCTTGCCCAGTTTTCCGTGGGGAATGTCCGTATGTGCTGCGAGACAATGGAGCGTAATGGTAGTCGGGTTCACGGACCTTTTCTCGCACAGTCTTTTCTTGATTGCAGCTTTGGCATTCCCATGGGCGGCATCTCTTGTTGCACTTTTTCTTGTTGCCAGCGATGAATTCTTCAGctcctaaataaaaaaaaatatttttttttaattttttgttcgaaaattaattttttgggaatttttctCATCTTATCAAACTAATgggaactcaaaaaaaattccataagagagaaatttttcctcacacaaaaaaaaaacacaaaactaatttaagtaaaattatacTCTACTCCTGAAGCGGTTAGCTCTTTCAATTTCTAAACATTTAAGATATATTCTACGTGGTAAAATACCTCCCAAGCCTCTCACGTAGGACGTCCAGAAGCGAGCCTTGTGAGTGTGAGGTTCGTTGCGACCAATCATCTCGAGGTATTGATGGAAGACTCCGGTTGTGGTTGGGCGAGGCATGTTtcttgtaaaagttttttcttactgaaaaaaattttttcaaggtttaattttttttcgttcgttgaatttttaaagacgaATCATCAACACgtagttcgaaaaaaaatttctatttatagCTTTCGTTAGACAATGCTTGAagaatttatttgcatttatagcagaaaaaaattgtttttgtttttttatcgcGTCATTGTTAAGGTTAAGCTTGTTGATTGATTTTGACAgtgtaaatatgaaaaagtgtcagctttgaaaaatttataaaaaaaaaatatttttttttattttgattaaaaattgagtttaaaaaaaatttattaagttttaagaaaaaaattttaaaaaatttcttttaaatgaagaataaaatattggattaaaatttttgaaatattaagtttaaagtaaattttacaaataataaaaataaaagaaaaaattaataattttttttaagtttcaaaattgtaaaatttttttttttgtttattttaaaaatgaatttaaaaaaaattgaaaatttaaaatttaataaaagttcatttaaaattttgaattaaattaattaattaaaatttttattaaaaattaattatagaaaaattttatttttaaaaattttttttaaataaaaaaaaaattttatgaattattttaataaaaatttttaagttttttgaattaaattttaaaaaattgtaatttttttaataaataaattttcaagaattacaAACATTaagaaaagtataaaaaatttaaaaaaaagtatttaaaattttctttcaaaagcaaaaaaaattcttgaattaaatttttcaaaaaaaaaaaaaaaaaaaattttgtaattttaaaaatttaaaaataaaaaaaaattacaacttaaaaaaataaaaattgtacaaaaactaaaagtttcgtaatatttttcataaaattttaatttttttttaaattaaataattttgtttttttataatttttaaatttaattaattaaattttaaattaaaaaaattatttatttataaattccttcaaaatgttcaaaaataaaattaattaaaattaaattaatgaaaccttttaacttttcaactgttaaaattttaaccgcACTTAACCGTAAAACTGATTTCTTgccaaataaacacaaaatttccgTTGATGAGGTGTCAATTGGTTCGAAAATTGCCCTCTTCTGATCAATCAAACTTAAATTGTCCCAAATTCTTGTTGGCGTAGCACTTTCTTCACatttaaaatcgataaattttaatagaaaaagggGCGAAAAAAGTGATGATCCGATTATTTATCCGCAAccctttttttcctcgtttccatgtatttttcttgttaaacaacttttcgtcgtttttgttAATGATTCGTCATTTTATCACACATTTTTCTTACGttttaagagaaataaaacaaatttattgatttcttCACCGCACAATTATCGGGATGTTGCTCACAAGACTGTTAAAAGTGTATTTTGCCTTTTGTCGCATCGTACGTCGCATTTTATACTGTTCGTCGTGCGATGTTGACGATGATGtgaattgccaaaaaaaaatccgctgTACGAgctatttttaatgcatttctaTGCATTCTAATGCAGAAAGTGAAACTTTGTCGAATATTCTTTGTCTTGAAGTTCTATTTTGGGTGttggattttattttcgatattggaaatattttttttattgcgtcGATCGAAAGTTAATTATAGGCTTTTGTCAACAATTGTTGTGAGTAATTTCATTGTCTGGTTCAGTCATCGACAGTTTTTGAGCCAAAAATGGTtctaaaagtgaaaattttgtcatttttgacaaattttatccttCAAGAGTAATAAATATCCCAAATTTAGGATAAAAAACGGGCaccaaatctaatttttagcagatttttatcaataaacgtGTCAAAAACATCGTGTCATAAATTTACTTTGCAATGATTTTTGTTGCCGGGCATGTAGGAGGTAATCGATTTGTGCGTTGCCATATCATGTCATATCAACCGTgaaccttttttatttaacaagtcCAATAAACTGGAAAAGGTCTtcggttatttatttaaaatttatgtgttttGTTTGATCAGGAAGGATGCGAATGGCCTTGACGAATGAACACGggtaaaaaacaaacaaatgttaatttttgcaatgaTTTTAGTTGAAGCCCTGAAGTGAGAtggaggaaaaattttgaggtttgagggttagatttaaaatttcgatctCGACTCAAATTGTATTTCTTTAAAGTTATAACTTCGATCTCGAAACTAAAATTTGAGATCAATTGAATTTAAGTTTCGAGTAAGAGAATCAAATTTAAGATCTATAAAGTTACAATTTCGATCTCGACTCGAATGTTAAATATACAGATCTCAAATGAAGCAAATTTGGATCTCGAATCGACTTTGAAGCACTTGAAGGTCAAATCTCGATCTCAAGAAGCAAATTTGAAATcttttgtattcaaattttgaccttgAATTGACTTTGAAGATCTTGGAGATCAAATCTCGATCTCGAGAAGCAAATTTGAGATCTTTTgtaatcaaattttgaccttGAATTGACTTTGAAGATCTTGGAGATCAAATCTCGATCTCGAGAAGCAAATTTGAGATcttttgtattcaaattttgaccttgAATTGACTTTGAAGCACTTAAAGATCAAATCTCGATCTCGAGAAGCAAATTTGAGATCTTTTGTGTTCAAATTTCGTTCTCGAATTGACTTTGAAGCACTTAAAGATCAAATCTCGATCTCGAGAAGCAAATTTGAGATcttttgtattcaaattttgaccttgAATTGACTTTGAAGATCTTGGAGATCAAATCTCGATCTCGAGAAGCAAATTTGAGatcttttgtacttttttgaaattgacttTGAAGATCTTGGAGATCAAATCTCGATCTCGAGAAGCAAATTTGAGATCTTTTgtaatcaaattttgaccttGAATTGACTTTGAAGATCTTGGAGATCAAATCTCGATCTCGAGAAGCAAATTTGAGATcttttgtattcaaattttgaccttgAATTGACTTTGAAGATCTTGGAGATCAAATCTCGATCTCGAGAAGCAAATTTGAGATcttttgtattcaaattttgaccttgAATTGACTTTGAAGATCTTGGAGATCAAATCTCGATCTCGAGAAGCAAATTTGAGATcttttgtattcaaattttgaccttgAATTGACTTTGAAGATCTTGGAGATCAAATCTCGATCTCGAGAAGCAAATTTGAGATCTATCGTGTTCATATTTGGATCTTAAATTGACTTTGAAGCAGTTAAAGATCAAATTTGGATCTCAAGAAGCAAATTTAAGATCTTTATAGTTCAAATTTCGATCTCGACTGAAAGTTTGAACCTcttgagttaaattttaagtttatatgcttggtttggattaattaaatagtttaattaaaatctcgatctgtaaaatcaattaaaaaattcaaattttaacttctaaaaatataaaaacttaccaaatccaactcaaattcctcaaaataaatttccatgaatgtaaattaaatatccTTTAGTTTCTCCTTTGTCTCAATTTCCCGTTTTTCGTAACATTCCTAATTAATATTAACACTCCCCAACACACTCGAAAAATGATCAAGTTACCATCATCTTATCGCATCATGTACTTTCTCCCGAAACTTGACATAAATAAACGACAGGAAATTAACTCGTAAGGAAGTTTGAACGTTGATGTCGCCTCGCATTGTGCCGCCCGCCGCAATCTACGAAAAAACCACAATTTAACTTTTCCTACCTTTTGTGCTCGACAACCGACAAAAAGTTACGACAGATAGAAGAATTTTCACGTGAATCGGATGGATTTCCATATGAGCGAATGtgtgtaataaaaagtaaacataagagaaaaaaaaattattttttaacgaaaaagggTTTCTCATTTCATTATGTCAGAATTATTATCGTAAGTACTTGTTTGTTTACCCAGAAAAATGATGTTTGTCTGCGAAGAGAAAAGGGAGAAGCACAAATCATGAACTAAATTCCGAAAGCGATACAAAGTCGAGATACGGAGATATGGAGATACGGGATCAGGATgttgttttgttaaataataatcataaatgttGTGTGCCAGAGACAAACATTTCGCATCGAGAGCGAGAGAAAACGAAAGAGAgacacttttttgtgttttacttcttttttttcccaCGCCTGAATTTTCTTTCCCATCGCAGCtcgtaacaaaaataaaaacatgtgtACGGCAACGGTTCAACTCATttgtaaattgtttttctttttgcgcCCTTAAtatgctttttttgttgtgtacaGGAGGTAACTCAGCGCCGTGTTTCCATGTTTtggcgaaaaaattttgcgCATGTCTGGCACTCAGAATGAGCAGGTGTCGTGTAGTTTGGGTACAGATTGTAGCAGAAAGCCGTATATGGATTGAAAACAGCTGTTTTCGAATCGTTTGTGAGTGAAATGTGTtcgttttttgttagaaattttttgatttcgatgaaaattttgaatttaatgaattaatttaaaaaaaattatttaattaattaattaatttaaataattttttaattaaattaattatttaaattgaattattcaaaatttaaaataatttaattaaatttaaaaaattgattaatttaaatttaattaattaaattaatttaattcaattatttaaataaattaattaaatttaaatttattaaataaattaaattaaataaatattaaaaaatttaaaaaaaaataaaatttaaataattttcaatttaattttttaattaattaaaattataaatttttattattttttaatttaattaaattaaatattttttaataaaaattttaaaaaattaaaaaaattttaaaaaaaaaaaaaaaaaaattttttttttaaatttaaaaaaacaatttttttaaaaaataattttgattttaaaatattttaaaatttttctaattttttataaaaattaaaaaaaaaatttgtaaaaaaatatttgaaaaattatgaagttataaaaaatatttttttaatattttgatatttaagcataaataaaagaagtaggtatatttgaatgaaaaattgaaaaaaaatgaaaaatatgaaattttcgaaatttttctttaaaaactaaattttaatgaataaaacaaaaaaaattaaattttaaaaaaattaataaaatttaatttcaaaatacgataaaaaataaaatttaactattttcttct is part of the Culicoides brevitarsis isolate CSIRO-B50_1 chromosome 3, AGI_CSIRO_Cbre_v1, whole genome shotgun sequence genome and harbors:
- the LOC134833900 gene encoding uncharacterized protein LOC134833900, which encodes MPRPTTTGVFHQYLEMIGRNEPHTHKARFWTSYVRGLGGAEEFIAGNKKKCNKRCRPWECQSCNQEKTVREKVREPDYHYAPLSRSTYGHSPRKTGQASIYCSLGYE